A portion of the Betta splendens chromosome 2, fBetSpl5.4, whole genome shotgun sequence genome contains these proteins:
- the drap1 gene encoding dr1-associated corepressor isoform X1: protein MPSKKKKYNARFPPARIKKIMQTDEEIGKVAAAVPVIISRALELFLESLLTKACQVTQSRNAKTMTTSHLKQCIELEQQFDFLKDLVAAVPDMQGEGEENHAEGGGEKVPRRGRKPGSGRKNGGAGSKSKDKKLSGTESEQEDDSEDSETDGDEEDGSQSSTNQQATARFHSSNAPQQYIPLAIAHPMDFTTHPEDEDYDS from the exons ATGCCTAGCAAAAAGAAGAAATACAACGCCAGGTTCCCTCCG gCTAGGATTAAGAAGATAATGCAGACAGACGAAGAAATAGGCAAAGTGGCCGCAGCAGTACCTGTTATTATTT CGAGAGCGCTGGAGCTTTTTTTGGAATCGTTGCTTACAAAGGCCTGTCAAGTCACCCAGTCCAGGAATGCGAAGACAATGACAACGTCACATCT aaAGCAGTGCATTGAGCTGGAGCAACAGTTTGATTTCTTAAAAGATCTGGTGGCAGCTGTGCCGGACATGCAGGGTGAGGGCGAAGAGAATCACGCGGAGGGGGGTGGAGAAAAAGTCCCTCGCAG ggGTCGAAAACCAGGATCTGGACGCAAGAATGGTGGTGCCGGCTCCAAAAGCAAGGACAAGAAATTGTCTGGCACAGAGTCCGAGCAAGAG GATGATTCTGAAGACAGTGAGACAGATGGCGACGAGGAGGACGGATCTCAGTCAAGCACAAATCAGCAGGCAACAGCCAGGTTTCACAG CTCAAACGCACCCCAACAGTACATCCCACTTGCTATAGCGCATCCTATGGACTTCACCACCCACCCTGAGGACGAAGACTATGATTCTTAG
- the drap1 gene encoding dr1-associated corepressor isoform X2: MQTDEEIGKVAAAVPVIISRALELFLESLLTKACQVTQSRNAKTMTTSHLKQCIELEQQFDFLKDLVAAVPDMQGEGEENHAEGGGEKVPRRGRKPGSGRKNGGAGSKSKDKKLSGTESEQEDDSEDSETDGDEEDGSQSSTNQQATARFHSSNAPQQYIPLAIAHPMDFTTHPEDEDYDS, translated from the exons ATGCAGACAGACGAAGAAATAGGCAAAGTGGCCGCAGCAGTACCTGTTATTATTT CGAGAGCGCTGGAGCTTTTTTTGGAATCGTTGCTTACAAAGGCCTGTCAAGTCACCCAGTCCAGGAATGCGAAGACAATGACAACGTCACATCT aaAGCAGTGCATTGAGCTGGAGCAACAGTTTGATTTCTTAAAAGATCTGGTGGCAGCTGTGCCGGACATGCAGGGTGAGGGCGAAGAGAATCACGCGGAGGGGGGTGGAGAAAAAGTCCCTCGCAG ggGTCGAAAACCAGGATCTGGACGCAAGAATGGTGGTGCCGGCTCCAAAAGCAAGGACAAGAAATTGTCTGGCACAGAGTCCGAGCAAGAG GATGATTCTGAAGACAGTGAGACAGATGGCGACGAGGAGGACGGATCTCAGTCAAGCACAAATCAGCAGGCAACAGCCAGGTTTCACAG CTCAAACGCACCCCAACAGTACATCCCACTTGCTATAGCGCATCCTATGGACTTCACCACCCACCCTGAGGACGAAGACTATGATTCTTAG
- the c2h11orf68 gene encoding UPF0696 protein C11orf68 homolog translates to MEEEESPGDGKVDNPFAAETYAAEAMAADMDPWIVFDSRKTPRSEFDSWLESNRPSQVYRFGDEEGESSPVGWIAVLGPNYCPSTGDVTGLQESWEKLLDSGRPVSFQTVKELALNHRVLAGKWLMHLDSGFKLDRAWECVARAALDGKISIVKVSPYNPKVEGKQVICAYNQNFTDESEVVRLDSVIRATGVKCPLSYKPDVYTNLGIYRNNRWKLCPTIYESKFDLECVPRRSHIINKATNLEVT, encoded by the coding sequence atggaagaggaagagagccCCGGCGATGGCAAGGTGGACAACCCCTTTGCCGCAGAGACCTATGCGGCCGAAGCCATGGCTGCAGACATGGACCCCTGGATTGTATTTGACTCTAGGAAAACTCCCCGATCCGAGTTTGATAGCTGGCTGGAGAGCAACAGGCCCTCTCAGGTGTACAGGTTTGGTGACGAGGAAGGAGAAAGCAGCCCCGTGGGGTGGATTGCTGTGCTGGGCCCAAACTACTGCCCCAGCACCGGAGATGTCACAGGTCTGCAGGAGAGCTGGGAAAAACTTTTGGACAGCGGCCGTCCTGTCAGCTTCCAGACGGTGAAGGAGCTGGCCCTCAACCACAGAGTACTCGCGGGCAAGTGGCTGATGCATTTAGACTCTGGGTTCAAGCTGGACCGTGCGTGGGAGTGTGTGGCCAGAGCGGCCCTGGATGGCAAGATCTCCATAGTTAAAGTCAGCCCCTACAACCCTAAGGTAGAGGGAAAGCAGGTCATCTGTGCCTATAATCAGAACTTCACTGATGAGAGTGAGGTTGTTAGACTGGACTCTGTTATCCGTGCCACAGGGGTCAAATGTCCCCTCTCCTACAAGCCAGATGTGTACACAAACCTGGGAATCTACCGAAACAACCGCTGGAAGCTCTGTCCAACTATATATGAGAGTAAATTTGACCTGGAGTGTGTGCCCAGGCGTTCCCACATCATCAACAAAGCAACCAATCTTGAAGTAACATAA
- the rela gene encoding transcription factor p65 isoform X1 — protein MAGMYGWGMTPLNSAAPYTEIIEQPKQRGMRFRYKCEGRSAGSIPGEKSNDTTKTHPAIKVHNYSGPLRVRISLVTKNSPHKPHPHELVGKDCKHGYYEADLQERRIHSFQNLGIQCVKKKDVNEAITCRLQTNNNPFNIPEAKVWEEEFDLNSVRLCFQASITLSTGELFPLEPVVSQPIYDNRAPNTAELKICRVNRNSGSCKGGDEIFLLCDKVQKEDIEVRFFQDSWEGKGTFSQADVHRQVAIVFRTPPYRDVNLTEPIRVKMQLRRPSDREVSEPMDFQYLPSDPDEYRLSEKRKRTGDMFQSLKLSSVSVTQDRRHLSPVRRADRTKPLSMNVPAVMLPSAASAAKPQPSYSYNQPGQLFSVQAKSEATTNQTWKIMESLNLGPQPKAAPVPTYTMGQVPLSSSASSTSSSTTTTAANQDYPTINLPDLHEFFPAMSSSMAQVSAPTQANAVPSQASSSFNQGSQFRSDAQLGDDDIPEFPSFSEAQAPVALDSLNMDDFVDLLNPRLMSESGNGAVALTQGQQTGPHSSSTQNSAVPQNTDPASTPGGTWMNYPNSILSLLQNEGMMDIPPNNNNNHRPAMLDEFDELMSADEDRLMSILQSDSQAGFVSGQPT, from the exons ATGGCTG GCATGTATGGATGGGGCATGACCCCGCTCAACTCAG CAGCTCCCTACACGGAGATCATCGAGCAGCCAAAGCAGAGAGGGATGAGGTTCAGGTACAAGTGTGAGGGGCGGTCGGCCGGCAGCATCCCCGGAGAGAAAAGCAACGACACCACGAAGACCCACCCAGCCATCAAG GTGCACAACTACAGCGGGCCCCTCCGTGTCCGCATCTCGCTGGTGACGAAGAACTCGCCACACAAGCCTCACCCCCACGAGCTGGTGGGGAAGGACTGCAAGCACGGCTACTACGAGGCCGACCTGCAGGAGAGACGGATACACAG TTTTCAGAACCTGGGCATACAGTGTGTGAAGAAGAAAGACGTGAACGAGGCCATCACTTGCAGGCTGCAGACTAATAATAACCCCTTTAACA TTCCGGAGGCCAAGGTTTGGGAGGAGGAGTTTGACCTGAATTCGGTCCGGCTCTGCTTCCAGGCGTCCATCACTCTGTCGACGGGGGAGCTGTTTCCCCTGGAGCCCGTGGTGTCACAGCCCATTTACGACAACA GGGCTCCtaacacagctgagctgaagatCTGCCGAGTCAACCGCAACTCTGGAAGCTGCAAAGGAGGAGACGAAATCTTCCTGCTGTGTGACAAAGTGCAAAAAG AGGACATTGAGGTGCGCTTCTTCCAGGACTCCTGGGAGGGGAAGGGAACCTTCTCCCAGGCGGACGTCCACAGACAGGTGGCCATCGTGTTCCGCACGCCCCCCTACCGCGACGTTAACCTCACAGAGCCCATCAGAGTCAAGATGCAGCTCCGCCGGCCCTCTGACCGCGAGGTCAGCGAGCCAATGGACTTCCAGTACCTGCCGTCTGATCCAG ATGAATACAGATTGAGTGAGAAGAGAAAGCGGACGGGAGACATGTTCCAGAGCCTAAAGCTTTCCAGTG TGTCTGTTACACAAGATAGGCGACACCTAAGCCCAGTGAGGAGAGCAGACAGAACCAAGCCTCTATCGATGAATGTACCAGCGG TgatgctgccctctgctgccaGTGCAGCAAAACCCCAGCCTTCATACTCATACAATCAGCCAGGCCAGCTCTTCTCAGTCCAGGCCAAGTCAGAGGCAACAACTAACCAAACTTGGAAGATCATGGAGAGCCTGAACCTGGGCCCTCAGCCTAAAGCTGCCCCAGTGCCAACTTACACGATGGGCCAGGTGCCACTATCGTCCTCCGcctcttccacttcctcctctacCACCACCACTGCTGCCAACCAGGACTACCCAACCATCAACCTGCCAGACCTTCATGAATTCTTCCCCGCCATGTCTTCAAGCATGGCTCAAGTGTCTGCACCCACCCAGGCAAACGCCGTGCCCTCACAGGCCAGCAGCTCCTTCAACCAAGGATCCCAGTTCAGGTCCGACGCACAACTTGGAGATGATGACATCCCAGAGTTCCCTAGCTTCTCCGAAGCTCAGGCCCCCGTAGCCCTGGACAGCCTAAACATGGATGACTTTGTGGACCTTCTGAACCCCCGTCTCATGAGCGAGAGTGGAAACGGTGCCGTAGCGTTGACCCAGGGTCAACAAACTGGCCCCCACAGCTCGTCCACCCAGAACAGCGCAGTACCCCAGAACACTGACCCTGCCAGCACCCCAGGAGGCACCTGGATGAATTACCCCAATAGCATTCTCAGCTTGCTTCAGAACGAGGGCATGATGGACATCCcacccaacaacaacaacaaccaccggCCCGCCATGCTGGATGAGTTCGATGAGTTAATGTCTGCTGACGAGGATCGTCTTATGTCCATTTTGCAAAGTGACAGCCAGGCTGGGTTTGTGTCAGGACAGCCAACTTAA
- the rela gene encoding transcription factor p65 isoform X2, which translates to MAGMYGWGMTPLNSAPYTEIIEQPKQRGMRFRYKCEGRSAGSIPGEKSNDTTKTHPAIKVHNYSGPLRVRISLVTKNSPHKPHPHELVGKDCKHGYYEADLQERRIHSFQNLGIQCVKKKDVNEAITCRLQTNNNPFNIPEAKVWEEEFDLNSVRLCFQASITLSTGELFPLEPVVSQPIYDNRAPNTAELKICRVNRNSGSCKGGDEIFLLCDKVQKEDIEVRFFQDSWEGKGTFSQADVHRQVAIVFRTPPYRDVNLTEPIRVKMQLRRPSDREVSEPMDFQYLPSDPDEYRLSEKRKRTGDMFQSLKLSSVSVTQDRRHLSPVRRADRTKPLSMNVPAVMLPSAASAAKPQPSYSYNQPGQLFSVQAKSEATTNQTWKIMESLNLGPQPKAAPVPTYTMGQVPLSSSASSTSSSTTTTAANQDYPTINLPDLHEFFPAMSSSMAQVSAPTQANAVPSQASSSFNQGSQFRSDAQLGDDDIPEFPSFSEAQAPVALDSLNMDDFVDLLNPRLMSESGNGAVALTQGQQTGPHSSSTQNSAVPQNTDPASTPGGTWMNYPNSILSLLQNEGMMDIPPNNNNNHRPAMLDEFDELMSADEDRLMSILQSDSQAGFVSGQPT; encoded by the exons ATGGCTG GCATGTATGGATGGGGCATGACCCCGCTCAACTCAG CTCCCTACACGGAGATCATCGAGCAGCCAAAGCAGAGAGGGATGAGGTTCAGGTACAAGTGTGAGGGGCGGTCGGCCGGCAGCATCCCCGGAGAGAAAAGCAACGACACCACGAAGACCCACCCAGCCATCAAG GTGCACAACTACAGCGGGCCCCTCCGTGTCCGCATCTCGCTGGTGACGAAGAACTCGCCACACAAGCCTCACCCCCACGAGCTGGTGGGGAAGGACTGCAAGCACGGCTACTACGAGGCCGACCTGCAGGAGAGACGGATACACAG TTTTCAGAACCTGGGCATACAGTGTGTGAAGAAGAAAGACGTGAACGAGGCCATCACTTGCAGGCTGCAGACTAATAATAACCCCTTTAACA TTCCGGAGGCCAAGGTTTGGGAGGAGGAGTTTGACCTGAATTCGGTCCGGCTCTGCTTCCAGGCGTCCATCACTCTGTCGACGGGGGAGCTGTTTCCCCTGGAGCCCGTGGTGTCACAGCCCATTTACGACAACA GGGCTCCtaacacagctgagctgaagatCTGCCGAGTCAACCGCAACTCTGGAAGCTGCAAAGGAGGAGACGAAATCTTCCTGCTGTGTGACAAAGTGCAAAAAG AGGACATTGAGGTGCGCTTCTTCCAGGACTCCTGGGAGGGGAAGGGAACCTTCTCCCAGGCGGACGTCCACAGACAGGTGGCCATCGTGTTCCGCACGCCCCCCTACCGCGACGTTAACCTCACAGAGCCCATCAGAGTCAAGATGCAGCTCCGCCGGCCCTCTGACCGCGAGGTCAGCGAGCCAATGGACTTCCAGTACCTGCCGTCTGATCCAG ATGAATACAGATTGAGTGAGAAGAGAAAGCGGACGGGAGACATGTTCCAGAGCCTAAAGCTTTCCAGTG TGTCTGTTACACAAGATAGGCGACACCTAAGCCCAGTGAGGAGAGCAGACAGAACCAAGCCTCTATCGATGAATGTACCAGCGG TgatgctgccctctgctgccaGTGCAGCAAAACCCCAGCCTTCATACTCATACAATCAGCCAGGCCAGCTCTTCTCAGTCCAGGCCAAGTCAGAGGCAACAACTAACCAAACTTGGAAGATCATGGAGAGCCTGAACCTGGGCCCTCAGCCTAAAGCTGCCCCAGTGCCAACTTACACGATGGGCCAGGTGCCACTATCGTCCTCCGcctcttccacttcctcctctacCACCACCACTGCTGCCAACCAGGACTACCCAACCATCAACCTGCCAGACCTTCATGAATTCTTCCCCGCCATGTCTTCAAGCATGGCTCAAGTGTCTGCACCCACCCAGGCAAACGCCGTGCCCTCACAGGCCAGCAGCTCCTTCAACCAAGGATCCCAGTTCAGGTCCGACGCACAACTTGGAGATGATGACATCCCAGAGTTCCCTAGCTTCTCCGAAGCTCAGGCCCCCGTAGCCCTGGACAGCCTAAACATGGATGACTTTGTGGACCTTCTGAACCCCCGTCTCATGAGCGAGAGTGGAAACGGTGCCGTAGCGTTGACCCAGGGTCAACAAACTGGCCCCCACAGCTCGTCCACCCAGAACAGCGCAGTACCCCAGAACACTGACCCTGCCAGCACCCCAGGAGGCACCTGGATGAATTACCCCAATAGCATTCTCAGCTTGCTTCAGAACGAGGGCATGATGGACATCCcacccaacaacaacaacaaccaccggCCCGCCATGCTGGATGAGTTCGATGAGTTAATGTCTGCTGACGAGGATCGTCTTATGTCCATTTTGCAAAGTGACAGCCAGGCTGGGTTTGTGTCAGGACAGCCAACTTAA